One genomic region from Pseudodesulfovibrio sp. S3 encodes:
- a CDS encoding amino acid ABC transporter permease, with protein sequence MSSQTKTFTPSPSSPPPIAATGVILWLRTNLFSSWFNSALSILALLLLIKTIPPLISWALIHAVWLGGPEMCDGTTGACWAFIAAKARVMLIGTYPPELAWRPLTAAVLFAGVIAATVSGRCRKRILTGIWPLFFVIALWLVGGNAGLKEVDQSMWGGLMLSLGLAAVGILLSVPFGILLALGRQSRMVSISSICIGFIELVRGVPLITILFMASVMMPLFLPVNMQINNLLRVQVGIIFFSSAYIAEVVRGGLQAVPTGQIDAAKALGLSPWMVTSFVILPQALRYVLPSLIGRCIALFKDTSLVIIVGLLDFLGMAKAASQDQVWLGHEVEGYIFCAVVYWCICFGMSRYGRSIEKRGPKNNS encoded by the coding sequence ATGAGTTCTCAAACCAAGACCTTCACCCCCTCTCCGTCCTCACCGCCTCCCATCGCCGCCACCGGCGTCATCCTCTGGCTTCGCACCAATCTGTTTTCGAGCTGGTTCAATTCAGCGCTTTCCATCCTGGCCCTCCTGCTCCTGATCAAGACCATCCCGCCGCTGATTTCCTGGGCGTTGATCCATGCGGTCTGGTTGGGCGGCCCGGAGATGTGCGACGGCACCACCGGCGCGTGCTGGGCCTTTATCGCAGCCAAGGCCAGGGTCATGCTCATAGGCACCTACCCGCCGGAACTCGCATGGCGACCGCTGACAGCCGCGGTGCTGTTCGCAGGGGTGATCGCGGCCACGGTGAGCGGCCGTTGCCGAAAACGCATCCTGACCGGCATCTGGCCCCTGTTTTTCGTGATTGCCCTCTGGCTCGTCGGCGGAAACGCCGGACTAAAGGAAGTGGATCAGTCCATGTGGGGAGGTCTCATGCTCAGCCTCGGACTGGCCGCCGTGGGCATCCTGTTGTCGGTGCCATTCGGCATCCTGCTGGCCCTGGGGCGGCAGTCCAGGATGGTGAGCATCAGTTCCATCTGCATCGGATTCATCGAACTGGTCAGAGGTGTTCCGCTCATCACCATCCTGTTCATGGCCTCGGTGATGATGCCGCTGTTTCTGCCGGTAAACATGCAGATCAACAACCTGCTGCGCGTCCAGGTGGGCATCATCTTCTTCTCGTCCGCCTACATAGCCGAAGTGGTTCGGGGCGGACTGCAGGCAGTCCCAACCGGCCAGATCGACGCGGCCAAGGCCCTGGGGCTTTCCCCCTGGATGGTCACCTCCTTCGTGATCCTGCCGCAGGCTCTGCGCTATGTGCTGCCGTCCCTGATCGGCCGCTGCATCGCCCTGTTCAAGGACACCTCCCTGGTCATCATCGTCGGGCTGCTGGACTTCCTGGGCATGGCCAAGGCCGCTTCCCAGGATCAGGTATGGCTCGGCCATGAGGTCGAAGGCTACATTTTTTGCGCCGTGGTGTACTGGTGCATCTGCTTCGGCATGAGCCGATACGGCCGCAGCATCGAGAAACGCGGCCCCAAGAACAACAGCTAA
- a CDS encoding ABC transporter permease subunit (The N-terminal region of this protein, as described by TIGR01726, is a three transmembrane segment that identifies a subfamily of ABC transporter permease subunits, which specificities that include histidine, arginine, glutamine, glutamate, L-cystine (sic), the opines (in Agrobacterium) octopine and nopaline, etc.), with the protein MKASKLKTQLPTLLAQTLVVGAILYVALQLFQNTQANLEARNIASGFGFLSVEGGLPINDTLLPYSPADTYGQAFVIGILNTLFVSALSIVLATILGVLVGVARVSTNWLVARLAAVYVEVLRNIPLLLTLFFCYSTLLAFLPAPRNSLNPFGDIFINNRGMFASRPEFQDGMGWVFLAVTGAALASILLIRKSKRMRDETGRGLPAGWLSLGLLAGLPTAAYFLAGQPLAFDVPALKGFNFKGGMVLKPEFSALLIGLVMYTAAFIGENVRSGIQSVDKGQLEAAKALGLKPGMVMRKVILPQTLRVCIPATTNDYTSLVKNSSLAVAIGYPDMVSIGGTIIGQNDQAIEIIGMWMAVYLTINLVLSMGMNWFNAKVQLVER; encoded by the coding sequence TTGAAAGCTTCCAAACTGAAAACGCAGTTACCCACGCTCCTGGCCCAGACTCTCGTAGTCGGGGCGATTCTCTATGTGGCGCTGCAACTCTTCCAAAACACCCAGGCCAATCTTGAGGCGCGCAACATCGCCTCGGGCTTCGGGTTCCTTTCCGTGGAAGGCGGGCTGCCCATCAACGACACGCTCCTGCCCTATTCCCCGGCCGACACCTATGGACAAGCCTTTGTCATCGGTATCCTGAACACCCTGTTCGTATCCGCCCTGTCCATCGTGCTGGCCACCATACTCGGTGTCCTGGTGGGCGTGGCGCGTGTGTCCACCAACTGGCTGGTGGCCCGTTTGGCGGCCGTCTATGTTGAGGTGCTCCGCAACATCCCCCTGCTGCTGACCCTGTTTTTCTGCTATTCGACCCTGCTGGCCTTCCTGCCTGCGCCGCGCAACAGCCTGAATCCCTTCGGCGATATCTTCATCAACAACAGAGGCATGTTCGCTTCCCGGCCAGAATTTCAGGACGGCATGGGGTGGGTGTTCCTGGCCGTGACCGGAGCCGCCCTGGCCTCCATACTGCTGATCAGGAAATCCAAACGGATGCGCGATGAGACAGGCCGAGGCCTCCCGGCCGGATGGCTCTCTCTGGGCCTGCTCGCAGGACTGCCCACCGCAGCCTACTTCCTGGCAGGCCAGCCGCTGGCCTTTGACGTCCCGGCGCTCAAGGGGTTCAATTTCAAGGGAGGCATGGTCCTTAAACCCGAATTTTCCGCCCTGCTGATCGGACTGGTGATGTACACCGCAGCCTTTATCGGTGAAAACGTGCGCAGCGGCATCCAATCCGTGGACAAGGGACAACTCGAAGCGGCCAAGGCCCTTGGCCTCAAACCGGGTATGGTCATGCGCAAGGTCATCCTGCCGCAGACCCTGCGCGTCTGCATCCCGGCCACCACCAACGATTACACGAGCCTTGTAAAGAACAGCTCCCTGGCCGTGGCTATCGGCTATCCGGACATGGTGTCCATCGGCGGCACCATCATCGGCCAGAACGACCAGGCCATCGAGATCATCGGCATGTGGATGGCGGTATACCTGACCATCAACCTCGTCCTTTCCATGGGCATGAACTGGTTCAACGCCAAAGTGCAGTTGGTGGAACGATGA
- a CDS encoding amino acid ABC transporter substrate-binding protein: protein MKTIGKILLAVLMLAMATTAMAGTLEKVQQNKELILGVSEGVAGFSAPDSNGRWTGFDVDMGHAVAAAVLKDPDAIKFVPLASKQKIVAVSSGQVDLSRGTTWTMKRDGKQGVDFTVVLFYDGQGLMVKKSLGVSKATDLDGASVAVVSGTTSELNVADFARANNIKLETVVFDSKKEAFNAYVAGRTDAFTTDVSQLASLRAGATDSDQHIILPEVFSKEPLSPFVRHGDNQWKDLVTWVLFGLIEAEEKGITQANVLEMKKTSTDPMVQRMLGATGDIGTFVNLDNDWLVRAIQAVGNYGEMYNRNFGPDTALKIPRGHNNLWTKGGLIYAMPIR, encoded by the coding sequence ATGAAGACTATCGGCAAAATTCTATTGGCAGTTCTCATGCTTGCCATGGCCACCACCGCCATGGCAGGGACACTTGAAAAAGTTCAGCAAAACAAAGAACTTATTCTTGGCGTCAGCGAAGGCGTGGCCGGTTTTTCCGCGCCTGACTCCAACGGTCGCTGGACCGGTTTCGACGTAGATATGGGCCATGCCGTGGCAGCCGCTGTCCTGAAAGACCCGGATGCCATCAAATTTGTGCCCCTTGCCTCCAAACAGAAGATCGTCGCTGTTTCCTCGGGCCAGGTAGACCTGTCCCGCGGCACAACCTGGACCATGAAACGTGACGGAAAGCAGGGCGTGGATTTCACCGTGGTCCTGTTCTACGATGGTCAGGGCCTCATGGTAAAGAAGAGCCTGGGCGTGAGCAAAGCCACCGACCTTGACGGCGCCTCGGTGGCCGTGGTCTCCGGCACCACTTCCGAGCTGAACGTGGCCGATTTCGCCCGCGCCAACAACATCAAGTTGGAAACCGTGGTCTTCGATTCCAAGAAAGAGGCCTTCAACGCCTATGTGGCCGGACGCACCGACGCCTTCACCACCGATGTCAGCCAGTTGGCCTCCCTTCGTGCCGGTGCGACTGATTCCGACCAACACATCATCCTGCCCGAAGTTTTCTCCAAGGAGCCCCTGTCTCCCTTTGTCCGTCACGGCGACAATCAGTGGAAGGACCTGGTCACATGGGTTCTTTTCGGACTCATCGAAGCCGAAGAAAAGGGCATTACCCAGGCCAATGTCCTGGAAATGAAAAAGACCTCTACCGACCCGATGGTCCAGCGCATGCTTGGCGCCACCGGCGACATCGGCACCTTCGTCAATCTGGACAATGACTGGCTGGTCCGTGCCATTCAGGCTGTGGGCAACTACGGCGAGATGTACAACCGCAACTTCGGCCCCGACACCGCCTTGAAAATCCCCCGCGGCCACAACAACCTTTGGACCAAAGGCGGGCTGATCTACGCCATGCCGATCCGCTAG
- a CDS encoding site-specific integrase translates to MAITIKCPNCSSTYKLGTKSCRKCKTNLQQHRKYKVMIKVRGRWKTKTVDSLKLAEQIEAKWRHDITVAAVVPEKMPVPTLQEVWDRFDRLHNSKLKSPRSWRKVWETRVRKRFGQMRLDEITPPDIAEFMCSMKSMQRTKGTRKPLAMETVTKNVKLISRLYSYAAKNGLYEGTNPATRLDMPRYDNQVTNPLTDAELDRLMAVLGTWKNRMVALAFQFCLATGKRTGEVFSLTWPDVDYEGDVIRFEIKSMVKGRCQYLPMNDMMKSILAEARAERQARSNLVFHSTNGNRIHYRWPWTRIKAAANLRAEIRPHDLRHTFASRLVSTGKVDLYTLQHILGHKTVSMTQRYAHLADESVRRGMAAAESVFSGSCRVPPNREGS, encoded by the coding sequence ATGGCGATCACGATCAAATGCCCGAACTGTTCATCGACGTACAAACTCGGCACCAAGTCTTGCCGCAAGTGCAAGACCAACCTCCAGCAACACCGGAAATACAAGGTCATGATCAAGGTGCGGGGCCGATGGAAGACGAAGACCGTCGACTCCCTGAAGCTGGCCGAACAGATCGAAGCGAAGTGGAGGCACGATATCACTGTCGCAGCCGTGGTGCCGGAGAAGATGCCGGTGCCGACCTTGCAGGAGGTCTGGGACAGGTTCGACAGGCTGCATAACTCAAAGCTGAAGTCGCCGCGATCATGGCGCAAGGTCTGGGAAACCCGTGTCCGAAAACGGTTCGGGCAAATGCGGCTGGATGAGATCACGCCGCCGGACATAGCCGAGTTCATGTGCTCCATGAAGAGCATGCAAAGGACCAAGGGGACTCGGAAACCACTGGCGATGGAGACGGTCACCAAGAACGTGAAACTCATCAGCAGGTTGTACAGCTACGCAGCCAAGAACGGACTCTACGAGGGCACTAACCCGGCGACACGCCTCGACATGCCCCGATACGACAACCAAGTGACCAACCCCCTCACCGATGCCGAGCTAGACCGCCTCATGGCCGTTCTGGGCACATGGAAGAACCGCATGGTCGCCCTTGCCTTCCAGTTCTGCCTCGCGACAGGGAAAAGGACGGGCGAGGTCTTCAGCCTCACGTGGCCGGATGTGGACTACGAGGGAGACGTCATCCGGTTCGAGATCAAGAGCATGGTTAAGGGACGGTGCCAGTACCTACCCATGAACGACATGATGAAGAGCATCCTTGCCGAGGCCCGAGCCGAACGACAGGCGCGGTCGAATTTGGTCTTCCATTCGACCAACGGCAATCGCATCCACTACCGCTGGCCGTGGACCCGTATCAAGGCCGCAGCCAATCTTCGCGCAGAAATTCGCCCCCACGACCTGCGGCACACGTTTGCATCAAGGCTTGTCAGTACCGGCAAGGTCGATCTCTACACGCTTCAGCACATCCTTGGTCACAAGACCGTGAGCATGACCCAGCGGTATGCCCATCTTGCCGATGAGTCGGTCAGGAGAGGGATGGCGGCGGCGGAGAGTGTGTTTTCAGGCAGTTGCCGGGTACCCCCGAATCGAGAAGGTTCTTGA
- a CDS encoding DNA cytosine methyltransferase, with protein sequence MKHKLIDLFSGCGGMTLGFVHPDYCGRFESVFALDNDQAAVNSYIANFGSHAVCDDIENWASGGLVGQVPEADIVIGGPPCQGFSLLNKKRKGDHRRALWEPYMDIVAMSGARVFVIENVQGLLKADEKKEIVKRAEKLGFKTTSALLNAADYGAPQTRKRAFIVGWKMSAFDVVSFPPKPTHSLDPERTGLPRWRTVADMISDLPPPEGFEIRDVPAPLNLHFRRNPTAKSLQRYRAVPPGGNRFDLQRNAPEITPQCWIRKVSGGTDLFGRLWWDRPSVTIRTEFFKPEKGRYLHPEQHRPITHREAARLMGFPDHFVFTGTKTEVARQIGNAVPPDMAAAVARAIADVLAMRARKAA encoded by the coding sequence ATGAAGCACAAACTGATCGACCTTTTCTCCGGCTGCGGAGGTATGACCTTAGGGTTCGTTCATCCCGATTACTGCGGGAGGTTCGAGTCCGTCTTTGCGTTGGACAACGATCAGGCGGCCGTCAACAGCTATATCGCCAACTTCGGCAGCCATGCCGTGTGCGACGACATCGAGAATTGGGCGTCGGGCGGGCTGGTCGGACAAGTCCCCGAAGCCGACATTGTCATCGGTGGGCCTCCCTGTCAGGGGTTCAGCCTGCTCAACAAGAAGCGCAAAGGGGATCACCGCCGAGCCTTGTGGGAGCCGTACATGGACATCGTTGCCATGTCCGGTGCGCGAGTCTTCGTCATCGAGAACGTGCAGGGACTGCTCAAGGCGGACGAGAAGAAGGAAATTGTTAAGAGAGCCGAAAAGCTCGGGTTTAAGACGACCTCGGCTCTTCTCAATGCGGCCGACTACGGAGCACCCCAGACCCGGAAGAGGGCATTCATCGTGGGCTGGAAGATGTCGGCATTCGACGTCGTGTCCTTTCCACCGAAGCCGACGCACTCCTTGGACCCGGAAAGGACGGGGTTGCCTCGGTGGCGTACCGTTGCCGATATGATCTCCGATCTTCCGCCACCGGAGGGGTTCGAGATCAGGGATGTCCCGGCACCGCTCAATCTTCATTTTCGCCGGAACCCGACGGCCAAGAGTCTGCAGCGGTACAGAGCCGTTCCGCCGGGGGGCAATCGGTTCGATTTGCAACGCAATGCGCCGGAGATCACTCCTCAGTGTTGGATCAGGAAGGTTTCGGGCGGTACAGACTTGTTCGGCCGTTTGTGGTGGGATCGTCCGTCAGTGACTATTCGGACGGAGTTCTTCAAGCCGGAAAAGGGTCGGTATCTACACCCGGAGCAGCATCGTCCCATCACCCACCGAGAAGCTGCTCGGCTCATGGGTTTCCCCGATCACTTTGTCTTCACGGGCACGAAGACCGAAGTAGCCCGTCAGATCGGCAATGCCGTTCCCCCGGATATGGCCGCCGCCGTGGCGAGGGCCATTGCCGACGTGCTCGCCATGAGGGCCAGAAAGGCCGCCTAG
- a CDS encoding HNH endonuclease signature motif containing protein: MARRSCIGNPESLRSALVELLNDFENHLKSSSLRQQVRELIPANHLLRDLGSSLLRDETAKAARDRILRYLLKYVGVVIDGEELMVIGGISEYARRIRELRVEHGWKVITGYTVKDMKDDEENGFGEELDAMKPDDYLLLSDEQDRDAAYRWNVANEIRKEKDLSVRDKILKFFRSNVGKEVSGEELRYVADNRSEWARRTRELRTEYGWPIMTQNTGMPDLPVSMYVLVEDRQAPEHDRVIKDAVRREVYMRDGHTCQDCGWNHDLWNPSDPRHLEAHHMKHHADGGENTVENLTTLCNICHDKRHSKGEKD, translated from the coding sequence ATGGCAAGACGATCCTGCATCGGCAACCCCGAATCCCTACGCTCTGCATTGGTTGAGCTCTTGAATGATTTCGAGAACCATCTCAAGAGCAGCAGCCTCAGGCAACAGGTACGCGAACTCATCCCGGCCAATCATCTCCTTCGCGACCTCGGTAGTTCCCTTCTGCGCGACGAGACGGCAAAGGCGGCACGGGACCGCATACTCCGCTACCTGCTCAAGTATGTCGGCGTGGTCATCGACGGGGAGGAACTCATGGTCATCGGCGGCATCAGCGAATACGCCCGTCGCATCCGGGAACTCCGTGTCGAACACGGCTGGAAGGTCATCACCGGATACACGGTCAAGGACATGAAGGACGACGAGGAGAACGGCTTCGGGGAGGAACTCGACGCCATGAAGCCGGATGACTATCTGCTCCTCTCCGACGAACAGGACCGCGATGCAGCCTATCGCTGGAATGTGGCCAACGAGATTCGCAAGGAAAAGGACTTGTCCGTCCGAGACAAAATTCTCAAATTCTTCCGCAGCAACGTCGGCAAGGAAGTCTCCGGTGAGGAGCTTCGGTACGTAGCCGACAACAGAAGTGAGTGGGCACGACGAACCCGCGAGCTACGTACCGAATACGGCTGGCCCATCATGACCCAGAACACCGGCATGCCCGATCTCCCAGTGAGCATGTATGTGCTGGTCGAGGACCGACAGGCACCTGAGCATGACCGGGTCATCAAGGATGCGGTTCGCCGTGAAGTGTACATGCGAGACGGTCACACATGCCAAGACTGCGGCTGGAATCACGACCTATGGAACCCTTCCGACCCGAGGCATCTTGAAGCGCACCACATGAAGCATCATGCTGACGGCGGCGAGAACACGGTGGAGAATCTGACCACCCTCTGCAACATCTGCCACGACAAGCGGCACAGCAAGGGCGAAAAGGACTAG
- the vsr gene encoding DNA mismatch endonuclease Vsr: MDTFVKTKRSSIMSSIVSKDTKPEIQVRKLLHALGYRFRLHRKDLPGTPDIVLPRRKSVIFVHGCFWHLHPGCKRATMPKTNVEFWEKKLKGNVSRDAKAIEQLQDLGYRCLVIWECETKNLDELTDRLTAFLPR, from the coding sequence GTGGATACATTTGTGAAAACGAAACGCTCGTCAATTATGAGTTCGATTGTTTCGAAGGATACCAAACCAGAAATCCAAGTCCGCAAGCTCCTTCACGCCCTCGGCTACCGCTTCCGTCTGCATCGCAAAGACCTTCCCGGCACACCCGATATTGTCCTTCCCCGCAGGAAGTCGGTGATCTTCGTCCACGGCTGTTTCTGGCATCTGCATCCGGGATGCAAAAGAGCGACCATGCCCAAAACCAACGTCGAATTCTGGGAGAAAAAGCTAAAGGGTAATGTCTCCCGCGATGCCAAGGCCATTGAACAACTTCAAGACCTTGGGTACAGGTGTCTTGTGATCTGGGAATGCGAAACCAAGAACCTCGACGAACTGACGGACAGGCTGACGGCCTTCCTACCTCGATAA
- a CDS encoding anti-phage dCTP deaminase, whose protein sequence is MSEAKKMVDQARKGEKLSSKAGSLMELINSRQTDELIIAFCGALGSGTSVVAKRFEANLAGKKYDTKYIKVSTLIVDSFPEDKRIENLGSMAKAKKIETLQDLGNELRDEYGTDVLAQKIVSSIAIDRREETKESKEENKRNRRHVTFIDSLKHPAEYELLKAVYGNMFYMVGVLCPEQIRTNRLVNEDGFGKEDAVILTQRDKNEGLKYGQKLVKTIQHADFFIRNAKGNAGALDNPIDRYLNLMLGKRDITPTLDEYAMNAAHSASLRSGCMSRQVGAAILSAEGDLISTGRNDVPRGGGGLYGPEDGEDDFRCVMKANGTCQSNDKKNEIIGEIEGVFKSELMKVCKKVDGLVELLKKENMDVDGIVEMLRKKAADIPQLEGLIEFSRAVHAEMDAITTAARMSTVSLRGGSLYCTTFPCHHCARHIVSSGISKVYYIEPYEKSLAFDLHSDSIEIDASDKLQDISKLRIIPFEGVAPKQFVNMFEIGNRKKNGKRIDVDLSVAKPVLQKFLFNSLDFEKVVATYHGEQMAAKK, encoded by the coding sequence ATGTCCGAAGCAAAGAAGATGGTTGACCAAGCTAGAAAGGGCGAAAAACTCAGCAGTAAAGCAGGCTCGTTGATGGAGCTCATCAATAGTAGGCAGACTGACGAGTTGATTATAGCTTTTTGCGGAGCATTGGGAAGTGGGACATCCGTAGTCGCGAAAAGGTTTGAAGCCAATCTCGCGGGGAAAAAGTACGACACAAAATATATAAAGGTCAGCACACTGATCGTTGACTCTTTCCCTGAAGATAAAAGGATTGAGAATCTCGGCAGCATGGCTAAGGCCAAGAAAATCGAGACACTTCAGGACTTAGGGAATGAACTTCGAGATGAATACGGGACGGATGTTCTAGCTCAAAAAATCGTCAGCAGTATTGCCATCGATAGGCGAGAAGAGACCAAGGAATCCAAAGAGGAAAATAAACGCAACAGACGCCACGTAACATTCATCGATAGCTTGAAGCATCCTGCCGAGTACGAACTTTTGAAGGCAGTGTATGGCAACATGTTTTATATGGTAGGCGTGTTGTGTCCCGAGCAAATTAGGACAAATCGACTTGTAAATGAAGATGGGTTTGGCAAGGAAGATGCTGTAATTCTTACTCAGAGGGATAAGAATGAAGGCCTAAAGTATGGACAAAAGCTTGTAAAAACAATTCAACACGCAGATTTCTTCATCAGGAACGCTAAAGGAAACGCTGGCGCACTGGACAATCCTATTGATCGGTATCTGAACCTAATGCTCGGAAAGAGGGACATAACGCCTACACTGGATGAATACGCTATGAATGCTGCACATTCAGCTTCATTGCGATCAGGCTGTATGTCGAGGCAGGTGGGTGCAGCTATATTGAGCGCTGAGGGCGACTTGATTTCGACCGGGAGGAATGACGTCCCGAGGGGAGGAGGAGGTTTGTATGGACCCGAAGATGGTGAAGATGATTTCCGTTGTGTAATGAAAGCAAACGGCACGTGCCAAAGTAATGACAAAAAAAATGAGATAATTGGAGAGATTGAAGGGGTTTTTAAAAGCGAGTTGATGAAAGTTTGTAAAAAGGTGGATGGCCTTGTTGAGCTTTTAAAAAAAGAGAATATGGATGTCGATGGCATAGTCGAGATGCTTCGCAAAAAGGCTGCTGACATCCCGCAGCTTGAGGGACTCATAGAGTTTTCCAGAGCTGTCCATGCTGAAATGGATGCAATCACTACAGCAGCTCGGATGTCTACAGTCTCACTTAGAGGCGGGTCTTTATATTGTACTACTTTTCCATGCCACCACTGCGCTCGTCACATTGTATCTTCCGGGATTAGTAAGGTCTATTACATAGAGCCTTATGAAAAGAGTTTGGCCTTTGATCTGCATAGCGATTCGATAGAAATCGATGCTTCAGACAAACTACAAGATATTTCGAAGCTGCGTATCATTCCCTTTGAAGGCGTCGCCCCGAAACAATTTGTAAATATGTTCGAAATTGGGAACCGAAAGAAAAACGGCAAGAGAATCGATGTCGATCTTAGTGTGGCAAAACCTGTACTTCAGAAATTCTTATTTAACTCACTCGACTTTGAAAAAGTGGTGGCCACCTATCATGGGGAGCAAATGGCGGCAAAAAAATAA
- a CDS encoding recombinase family protein, with the protein MSSRHVVDKRVDIWIYVHVEWQRLRIKCPHRESLMIIAYARVSTTDQDASMQVAAIRKEYPEALIHEEQASATSRDGRPRLEMIIQTLREGDSLVVWKLDRLARNVLDLLQIVEELETKGAGLVILDQKIDTSTAAGKCFLQMLGVFAEFETNLRRERQMAGIAKAKSEGKYRGRPATLNKDKISGMLADGMSHAAIAKKLGISTKSVQRVRREIEEKSTVD; encoded by the coding sequence GTGTCTAGTAGACATGTCGTGGACAAGAGGGTTGACATCTGGATTTATGTCCATGTAGAGTGGCAACGTCTTAGAATAAAATGTCCACACAGGGAGTCACTCATGATCATCGCCTACGCCCGAGTCAGCACTACCGACCAAGACGCATCCATGCAGGTCGCCGCCATCCGCAAGGAGTACCCGGAAGCCCTCATCCATGAAGAGCAGGCAAGCGCGACGAGTCGGGATGGCAGACCGAGGCTAGAGATGATCATCCAGACCCTCCGTGAAGGCGACTCGCTGGTCGTGTGGAAACTGGATCGACTGGCCCGCAACGTCCTCGACCTGCTTCAGATCGTCGAGGAGTTGGAGACGAAAGGGGCTGGTCTCGTGATCCTCGATCAGAAGATCGACACCAGCACGGCAGCGGGGAAGTGCTTCTTGCAGATGCTGGGAGTGTTCGCCGAGTTCGAGACCAACCTCCGCAGGGAGCGGCAGATGGCCGGGATCGCCAAGGCGAAGTCCGAAGGCAAGTACCGAGGCCGTCCGGCCACTCTCAACAAGGACAAGATCAGCGGGATGCTGGCAGATGGGATGAGCCATGCCGCCATCGCCAAGAAGCTCGGCATCAGCACCAAGAGTGTCCAGCGGGTACGGCGGGAGATTGAAGAAAAGTCAACCGTCGATTAG
- a CDS encoding DUF2513 domain-containing protein: protein MKRNMDLVRSLLFELEEHPDGYSPDNIEVDGYSEEEVGYHFLLMVEAGLIEGEEISDLGSSSPSAMPIRLTWYGHDFLDASRDSKRWKKAQGIFAKLGGVTMDVAVKILTDLMSQQVANLMK, encoded by the coding sequence ATGAAAAGAAACATGGATCTTGTACGGAGCCTGCTTTTTGAACTTGAAGAGCATCCTGATGGCTATTCCCCGGACAACATTGAGGTGGATGGTTACTCAGAAGAAGAGGTTGGCTATCATTTTCTCTTGATGGTCGAAGCCGGGTTGATTGAGGGAGAGGAGATTTCCGATTTGGGGTCATCAAGCCCCTCAGCCATGCCTATCCGCCTGACGTGGTACGGTCATGACTTCCTCGACGCCTCTCGCGACAGCAAACGCTGGAAGAAGGCCCAAGGCATATTCGCCAAACTGGGCGGGGTGACCATGGATGTTGCTGTGAAGATATTGACAGACCTAATGTCGCAGCAGGTCGCGAACTTGATGAAATGA
- a CDS encoding type I restriction-modification system subunit M N-terminal domain-containing protein, with product MTNFSATAASIWAVADLLRGDFKQSQYGLVILPFTLLRRLEYVLEPTKESFFISAALTDKNDMWEEFI from the coding sequence ATGACCAACTTCTCCGCCACTGCCGCCAGCATCTGGGCCGTTGCCGACCTCCTTCGGGGCGACTTCAAGCAGTCCCAGTATGGCCTTGTCATCCTCCCGTTCACGCTTCTTCGTCGTCTCGAATACGTGTTGGAACCGACCAAAGAGTCCTTCTTCATCTCAGCAGCTTTAACCGACAAAAACGATATGTGGGAGGAGTTTATCTGA